A genomic region of Plasmodium falciparum 3D7 genome assembly, chromosome: 11 contains the following coding sequences:
- a CDS encoding adrenodoxin reductase, putative, which translates to MPFYDNLFFRTKNKLKIKFDIRKRNNLHFLQKHYFSNESKYFKVGIIGSGPSALYCCKHFLKNDNIKVDIFDKLPNPYGLIRYGVAPDHISVKNIYKTFNPVLLNKEKYRFFGNVNIGIDIQIEDLRNYYNAVIFCCGASESSLPKEEIYKKENGIFHAKDLIYFYNNFYDDLRCKSIDTYLNTYENFSNSIIIGNGNVSLDIARILIKSYDDLIKTDINFNYLNIIKRHNFKHIYIIGRRGFWQSSFTNSELRELFSLKDTKVILDKKNYDLCFEIKNYDETNKMKQRQNKLFLDMVHNYEQMKKNPTLYDKYKIIQFIFYHEIRNIHNINNHLKEIQLGLNKDIYSSQNNHTNNKNSYDINNQKINIKTPLLIFATGFKKDNFSLNFYNKSVDKYKDDILNKKFAIFKAGWFQTGAKGNIASHIINTKQNTTEILNFLNTTTIYYENDITELLKRKKVHFVSMDQWNYIQSLEKNNGEQNGRCAQKFAKVKDILHILSDKRNE; encoded by the coding sequence ATGCctttttatgataatttattttttagaacaaaaaataagcttaaaataaaatttgatataagaaaaagaaataatttgCATTTTTTGCAGAAGCATTATTTTTCGAATGaatcaaaatattttaaagtaGGAATAATTGGTTCAGGTCCTTCAGCTTTATATTGTTGTAagcattttttaaaaaatgataatataaaagttgATATTTTTGATAAGTTACCAAATCCTTATGGATTAATAAGATATGGTGTAGCACCTGATCATATAAGtgtaaagaatatatataaaacatttaacCCTGTTTtgttaaataaagaaaaatatcgTTTTTTTGGTAATGTAAATATTGGAATTGATATACAAATTGAGGACttaagaaattattataatgctGTGATATTTTGTTGTGGAGCTTCTGAGAGTTCATTACctaaagaagaaatatataaaaaagagaaTGGAATATTTCATGCAAAggatttaatttatttttataataatttttatgatgaTTTAAGATGTAAAAGTATCGACACTTATTTGAAtacatatgaaaatttttcCAATTCTATTATTATAGGAAACGGGAATGTATCTTTAGATATAGCACGTATTTTGATAAAATCATATgatgatttaataaaaacagatatcaattttaattatttaaacataataaaaagacataatttcaaacatatatatataatcggTAGAAGAGGCTTTTGGCAATCTTCTTTTACTAATAGTGAATTAAGAGAATTGTTTTCCTTAAAAGACACGAAAGTTAtattagataaaaaaaattatgatttatgttttgaaataaaaaattatgatgaaacaaataaaatgaaacaaaggcaaaataaattatttttagatATGGTTCATAATTATgaacaaatgaaaaaaaatccaactttatatgataaatataaaattatacaatttattttttatcatgaaattagaaatatacacaatattaataatcaTTTGAAAGAAATACAATTAGgattaaataaagatatatattcatcTCAAAATAATCAcacaaataataagaattcttatgatattaataatcaaaaaataaatattaaaacacCATTACTCATTTTTGCTACCGgttttaaaaaagataatttctctctaaatttttataacaaatctgttgataaatataaagatgatATATTGAACAAAAAATTTGCAATTTTTAAAGCAGGTTGGTTTCAAACAGGTGCTAAGGGTAATATAGCTAgccatattattaatactaaACAAAATACTacagaaatattaaattttttaaatactacaacaatatattatgagAATGATATAActgaattattaaaaagaaaaaaagtacaCTTTGTTAGTATGGATCAATGGAATTATATTCAAAGtttggaaaaaaataatggtgAACAAAACGGTCGATGTGCTCAAAAATTTGCTAAagtaaaagatatattacatatattgaGCGACAAAAGAAATGAATGA
- a CDS encoding ER membrane protein complex subunit 8, putative codes for MKYTEITIDDGAYAKIFMHSIKYSCDDVCGILIGKYLSSNEKKKKCLITNYIPLFHTHILSPYLNLAFTLVENYYKDKDERIIGYFHISSDDSKNSDIENIKVCELISEKLIKNYNDAFVCLLEFSKYVNDEDNCLNIFMKNDKSNWEKGNVVISNKNKEFLKKNISNQHYLNIYDFDDHLNSMKCDFMNPDLFNNVS; via the exons ATGAAATATACAGAAATAACTATAGATGATGGTGCCTACGCAAAAATTTTTATGCACTCTATAAAATATTCTTGTGATGACGTATGTGGTATTTTAATAGGCAAATATTTATcatcaaatgaaaaaaaaaaaaagtgtttaataacaaattatataccTTTATTCCATACTcatatattatcaccataTCTAAATTTGGCTTTTACACtg GTGGAGAATTATTATAAGGACAAAGACGAAAGAATTATTggatattttcatatatcatCTGATGATTCAAAAAACAGTgatattgaaaatataaaagtttGTGAATTAATCTCAGAaaagttaataaaaaattataatgatgctTTCGTATGTTTACTTGAATTTtcaaaatatgtaaatgatgaagataattGTTTAAAC ATCTTTATGAAGAATGACAAATCAAACTGGGAGAAAGGAAATGTTGTAATatcaaacaaaaataaagaatttttaaaaaaaaatatatcaaaccAACA tTACCTAAATATATACGATTTTGATGATCATCTAAATTCTATGAAATGTGATTTCATGAACCCTGATTTGTTTAACAATGTTTCataa